One region of Candidatus Micrarchaeum acidiphilum ARMAN-2 genomic DNA includes:
- a CDS encoding solute binding-like protein, with product MARKKMQSALEFITTYAWALLIISLFVVMVLLLAASRPPTYYLSSSCSIEPLLPCVQTLLIFNATAPMEYILLFKDDLGVGMELPSNALTVTFTNVGHSGQSSYIGNCTPYFAPTGSEIICTSKIAGPLKPTIGSQVSDTLKLSYNLCKGSSASSCTAAVYTVTGISSQTVAPSSIRLYALTLQTHVPSTFTTSTTTTSTSTTTTNYCTAGGYTSKNDCSGGICSLFGFDCYSSYSCATGASTGCVNTPSNTCFPTGCTIGPAPPTTTTSTIATTTIIQVSPGYIIFQGSEYPSGETLYSVGGNYSVYAVPPPGLGFSSWSVSPSSLKIGSALLQHTFIILNENSTLTANFGTVAATSTTVYTTSTTISPSTSTSTSTSTSTTTSTTTSTTTSTSTSTSTTTSTTTSTSTTTSTSTTTSTTTSTSTSTTTSTSTTTSTSTTTIIFIYARANAATSISGKANVSVSSAYTSYLCDGGAGNGGAGFSWTSDATSNNNYASAGHSSSDTCTISTGNPDLAEAIIGLENAPGYTLYKTATTSDSGSLSLSYTVSTSPSAVVLMVGCGWYECSSVSLPSGCTQWVYSHGNDYFETGYVALCNQNSGSYTVTAHSSFSGGIAIGAYVYSGSSITGKAPECTIQNYAVAVSGNDNNGWCYWPGGTMNISSGGGNSGYDVIWVEGPVSYSTSNTNWCPGLDTRISAPAGWYYLSIHTGGGGGSCGPGILQIN from the coding sequence TTGGCAAGGAAAAAAATGCAGTCGGCTCTTGAATTCATTACTACCTATGCATGGGCTCTGCTGATAATATCCCTATTCGTAGTAATGGTGCTCCTGCTGGCCGCATCCAGGCCTCCGACATACTACCTCTCGTCGTCCTGCAGCATAGAGCCCCTGCTGCCGTGCGTGCAGACGCTGCTGATATTCAATGCAACCGCCCCCATGGAATACATACTGCTTTTCAAGGACGACCTCGGCGTGGGCATGGAGCTGCCGAGCAACGCCCTTACAGTAACGTTTACTAATGTGGGTCATTCCGGGCAGTCAAGCTACATAGGCAATTGCACTCCCTACTTCGCCCCAACGGGCTCGGAGATCATATGTACTTCGAAGATAGCCGGCCCGCTCAAGCCGACAATCGGCTCGCAGGTTTCCGACACACTAAAGCTCTCGTACAATCTCTGCAAGGGAAGCAGCGCAAGCAGCTGCACTGCTGCCGTGTACACAGTGACAGGAATCTCCTCGCAGACCGTTGCGCCATCAAGCATACGCCTGTATGCGCTCACGCTGCAGACTCATGTTCCCTCGACATTTACAACAAGCACAACAACAACCTCTACTTCAACTACGACCACAAATTACTGCACCGCAGGCGGGTACACTTCTAAAAACGACTGCAGCGGCGGGATCTGCTCTCTTTTTGGCTTTGACTGTTATTCATCCTACAGCTGCGCTACTGGAGCATCTACTGGCTGTGTCAACACCCCGTCAAATACATGCTTCCCCACAGGTTGCACAATAGGCCCAGCACCTCCAACTACCACAACATCAACTATAGCAACCACCACTATAATACAGGTTTCTCCCGGCTACATAATCTTCCAGGGCTCCGAGTATCCGAGCGGCGAAACGCTTTATTCGGTGGGCGGCAATTACTCGGTCTACGCTGTGCCTCCGCCCGGCCTGGGCTTTTCGAGCTGGTCAGTTTCGCCATCCTCCCTGAAAATAGGCTCGGCTCTGCTGCAGCATACTTTTATCATACTCAACGAAAATTCCACACTTACTGCCAACTTCGGCACTGTCGCAGCGACTTCTACCACCGTATACACCACATCAACTACAATATCGCCAAGCACCAGCACAAGCACCTCAACTTCAACCTCTACCACAACATCCACCACAACCTCAACTACAACATCAACTTCGACCTCAACTTCTACCACAACTTCAACTACAACTTCAACCTCCACTACAACTTCAACCTCCACCACAACCTCTACCACTACCTCTACATCAACTTCGACTACGACCTCTACATCCACGACGACATCCACCAGCACTACAACAATAATATTCATATACGCAAGGGCGAATGCAGCAACTTCAATTTCTGGAAAGGCAAATGTTTCGGTTTCAAGCGCTTACACGTCATATCTTTGCGACGGCGGCGCAGGTAACGGCGGCGCAGGCTTCTCCTGGACCTCCGATGCAACTTCAAATAACAACTACGCCTCTGCCGGGCATTCATCTTCCGATACCTGCACTATAAGCACCGGCAACCCAGATTTGGCCGAAGCAATAATAGGATTGGAAAATGCGCCAGGATATACTCTCTACAAAACAGCTACAACATCCGATTCAGGAAGCTTGAGCCTTTCATATACTGTATCAACCTCCCCATCTGCAGTAGTCCTTATGGTGGGCTGCGGATGGTACGAATGCTCCAGTGTAAGCCTGCCTTCGGGTTGCACGCAGTGGGTATATTCGCACGGCAACGACTACTTCGAAACAGGATATGTTGCGCTGTGCAACCAGAATTCCGGGTCGTATACTGTCACAGCGCATTCAAGCTTCTCTGGTGGCATTGCCATAGGCGCATACGTGTATTCTGGATCTAGCATAACCGGCAAGGCGCCAGAATGTACTATACAAAACTATGCGGTGGCAGTATCCGGAAATGATAACAACGGCTGGTGCTACTGGCCCGGCGGCACGATGAACATATCATCAGGAGGCGGAAACTCCGGATACGACGTGATTTGGGTTGAAGGACCCGTATCATACAGCACTTCAAACACGAATTGGTGCCCTGGGCTAGATACAAGAATCAGCGCCCCTGCAGGATGGTACTACCTGTCAATACATACTGGCGGCGGAGGAGGCAGCTGCGGACCGGGAATACTGCAGATAAACTAG
- a CDS encoding LamG domain protein jellyroll fold domain protein (overlaps another CDS with the same product name) produces MRNSKAFIFTLDAIFSLVVASAAVSILLYVHFTPPTSFQASTSLASGVLKTFLFSKFGSIAGSGLFSYSNMIGFPEYGFGYGQRFINQRFGFASFSQAPAGYIVSSAAPSLLNNITVSFWVDPVNNTYWGKPGNYWENVVGGSGTSCFNNFYFFIEAGSSPPVESWSITNIAGQQYRDFPGATLKPGRWQQLVGVYNGSDLSVYLNGTKIGSSVAASGFIRFDGALISGTNPVTSGGGCNPVSGNLANVQIYKHALTQSQVRQLFGEGIVSTPINGAGLLEWYPLNGNANDYSGNGNNGQAVNTTFSTSNYLNVGDYNASLNQSLLETLGEMYLNGQAATADILMNRSNLQSGAGIFINDSYAPALRVANFSDSYVTSIFPGTAKNKDGVYIPQGDLAFSIWFNTTSTSGGLQVVGNGTASDPTASGCDRIIWLDNGILNFNVWSGIDFSGNVPVNNGQWNNIVYVLNQDNGTYAYLNGKLYAEDKGATSNCGIGCSGFNWANTYTVGTGMQCRGGSLGGNFVGHIANVQVYNTSLDQAQAADIYQAGIEGMPVNTGTKSLILWMPLLGNTQDYSGYGNAGITGGGALPYDISNFSPASLQNAFVVSRYGIPIALRLYNYTTSKNVTRLYNISVITWR; encoded by the coding sequence ATGAGAAACAGCAAGGCCTTCATATTTACGCTTGACGCGATATTCTCATTAGTAGTAGCCAGCGCCGCAGTGTCAATACTCCTTTACGTCCACTTTACTCCTCCGACATCCTTCCAGGCATCCACAAGCCTCGCGTCCGGAGTCCTGAAGACATTTTTGTTCTCCAAGTTCGGAAGCATAGCCGGCTCCGGCCTGTTCTCATACAGCAACATGATAGGATTTCCCGAGTATGGATTCGGATACGGGCAGCGTTTTATCAACCAGCGGTTCGGATTCGCAAGCTTTTCCCAGGCACCCGCGGGCTATATAGTATCATCTGCAGCACCTTCGCTTCTGAATAACATAACAGTATCATTCTGGGTGGATCCTGTGAACAACACGTACTGGGGCAAGCCCGGTAACTACTGGGAAAATGTTGTCGGAGGAAGCGGTACTTCTTGCTTTAACAACTTTTACTTTTTCATAGAGGCCGGCAGCTCTCCGCCAGTTGAATCTTGGAGCATAACCAACATAGCAGGACAGCAGTACAGGGATTTCCCAGGTGCAACACTCAAGCCAGGAAGATGGCAGCAGCTCGTCGGCGTTTACAACGGCTCGGACTTGTCTGTATACCTTAACGGAACAAAAATCGGCTCTTCTGTAGCCGCTAGCGGATTCATAAGGTTCGACGGGGCGCTCATAAGCGGCACAAACCCGGTAACCAGTGGGGGAGGATGCAACCCTGTTTCAGGCAATCTCGCAAACGTGCAGATTTATAAGCATGCACTTACGCAGTCCCAGGTCAGACAGCTGTTTGGCGAGGGCATAGTCTCAACCCCTATCAATGGGGCAGGGCTTCTGGAATGGTACCCGCTGAACGGGAATGCGAACGACTACAGCGGGAACGGGAACAATGGGCAGGCCGTCAATACGACTTTTTCAACTTCAAACTACCTTAACGTAGGAGATTACAACGCCTCCCTCAATCAGAGCCTGCTTGAGACATTGGGCGAAATGTACCTGAACGGCCAGGCAGCCACTGCCGACATTCTTATGAACAGGTCAAACCTGCAGTCTGGAGCAGGGATATTCATAAATGACAGTTACGCACCTGCTTTGCGCGTTGCCAACTTTTCCGACAGCTACGTTACTTCCATATTTCCAGGCACTGCAAAGAACAAGGATGGCGTTTACATACCGCAGGGCGATCTCGCATTTTCAATTTGGTTCAATACAACGAGCACCAGCGGAGGGCTTCAGGTGGTAGGAAACGGGACTGCTAGCGACCCTACGGCAAGCGGCTGCGACAGGATTATATGGCTTGACAACGGCATACTAAACTTCAACGTGTGGAGCGGGATAGACTTCAGCGGCAATGTGCCTGTGAACAACGGGCAATGGAACAATATAGTTTATGTCTTGAACCAGGACAACGGCACATATGCATACCTGAATGGCAAGCTATATGCGGAGGACAAAGGCGCAACCTCAAACTGCGGCATAGGGTGCAGCGGATTCAACTGGGCAAATACGTATACGGTGGGCACTGGAATGCAGTGCAGAGGCGGCTCCCTTGGAGGCAACTTTGTAGGGCACATTGCAAACGTCCAAGTATACAATACGAGCCTTGACCAGGCGCAGGCGGCAGACATTTACCAGGCGGGGATTGAGGGCATGCCGGTAAATACCGGGACCAAAAGCCTGATACTTTGGATGCCGCTGCTGGGCAATACCCAAGACTACAGTGGATATGGCAACGCCGGAATTACGGGAGGAGGGGCTTTACCTTATGATATCAGCAATTTCAGTCCGGCTTCGCTTCAGAATGCATTCGTGGTGAGCAGGTATGGAATCCCAATTGCGCTCAGGCTTTACAATTATACGACTTCAAAGAACGTTACGAGGCTTTATAACATCAGTGTGATAACTTGGAGATGA
- a CDS encoding type II secretion system protein has translation MAISFEKLVSRDLARRLSRLLDLAGMKMPVGKLIEYGVFGFFAILIILPIALSILKYVFILAIILGIVGGVMYLVAIYMVINYKIDDRKTKMEGMLSDYFQIASANLRSGIAMDRSLLLAARPEFKFFADDIKEMNRQIFSGQTMESGLKYLAGRYKSFTLDHAIRMMIEAQRYGGAMADLLDQLSKDIRNQQLMQKEVAGQLFMYSIFIAFAGLVAAPVLYGLTSQMITITDAVWKGILASNPGGLPTTGLSFLKPSPPKISPGTYKTFALLAISVITGFAALIMSAISSGSPIRGIRLLPAFIVIGILIYLAVSAVIAGLFSTLGASGYTLALGAKYISLFI, from the coding sequence ATGGCAATAAGTTTCGAAAAACTGGTTTCAAGGGACCTCGCAAGAAGGCTCTCAAGGCTGCTCGACCTGGCAGGCATGAAGATGCCTGTGGGAAAGCTGATAGAGTACGGCGTGTTCGGGTTCTTCGCCATACTAATAATACTGCCTATAGCGCTGTCAATACTTAAATACGTCTTCATACTCGCCATAATCCTTGGAATAGTCGGGGGCGTAATGTACCTGGTCGCAATATACATGGTCATAAACTACAAGATAGACGACAGGAAAACAAAGATGGAAGGAATGCTGTCGGATTATTTCCAGATAGCATCGGCAAACCTGAGGAGCGGAATAGCAATGGACAGGTCGCTTCTCCTTGCGGCAAGGCCTGAGTTCAAGTTCTTCGCAGATGACATAAAGGAGATGAATAGGCAGATATTCAGCGGCCAGACCATGGAATCTGGGCTGAAGTATCTCGCAGGCAGGTACAAGTCGTTTACGCTGGACCACGCCATAAGGATGATGATCGAGGCGCAGAGATACGGAGGCGCAATGGCAGACCTGCTGGACCAGCTCTCAAAGGACATAAGGAATCAGCAGCTAATGCAAAAGGAGGTCGCAGGCCAGCTCTTCATGTACAGCATATTCATAGCGTTCGCAGGACTGGTTGCAGCACCTGTGCTTTACGGACTGACCAGCCAGATGATTACAATAACGGATGCGGTGTGGAAGGGAATACTTGCATCAAACCCGGGCGGGCTGCCAACAACCGGCCTGTCGTTCCTAAAGCCGAGCCCGCCAAAGATAAGCCCCGGCACATACAAGACATTCGCCCTGCTGGCGATATCTGTAATAACCGGTTTCGCGGCGCTGATAATGTCGGCAATATCATCGGGCTCGCCCATCAGGGGCATAAGGCTGCTTCCTGCATTCATAGTCATAGGGATACTCATATACCTGGCAGTATCCGCAGTCATAGCAGGGCTCTTCTCGACCCTGGGCGCTTCAGGCTACACTCTGGCGCTAGGGGCAAAATATATAAGTTTATTCATATAG
- a CDS encoding LamG domain protein jellyroll fold domain protein (overlaps another CDS with the same product name) has product MTHKSKGRAARRSSKAILLTLITIVLFILMLAELITYVTLNINYDNTVAQATSAFNSGAYGAEVNQSISDFLHTALKNAVLETAAYEGNTKARGINFLNDTALTLYGAIQNDEIFGSSVAAAQGPTLQEYISQLEDSALLQNINLTFESGNLSIRQYSPFSISAQYYAIALINSSGTISTYPISANATVALGYLPNIPSYEQGLNSTLIPGSELPRAEVIGNMTAESGSRAPFMFVYGKVLYVGPTVVSGTVTPPTCTSVPSSYQNQNYILAVNNSVNVLPNICGMGGLITHTLGGSPPDKPYLVYSSNAIMNYTKSGPSALLYGPGLELLNITPLDLAMQQGYYYASPYASSYLDMANGDLYNKSNQGIFSFGEYGREVATFNGVDSQVLIPPSTSLYSIQSTGNFTLSLWFLSNSIVRPQTIFTADKGRIQISLAGPDTISVNYGKSITYTYTANVTPGKWNFIALERNTSAGPPPAETGSVYLNGALLGSAVKLGKMNLADDNFYIGNSTFNGSIANVQLYNQTLYPSQIMRQYKSGISGRPANTLGLIGWWPLYNNTLDYSGKGNNGTNYNALFADIKGYDGNPLISIGEGAYSTKVASFNPGGATTPRAFVNTPVVPLDYPEFSYSAWFYATSPESYSRVLATSAGDVGAIELATGGATQVYINGYGTGGWFSVQPNFPLRTWNLVTAVYNGTAYNVYLNGVLIWSKAESLSSATKGNFEIGSTTEYGNGGNQFFGYVKNVQIYDAPLTQSQIQQEYQYGLNGGPVDRQALLGWYPLNGNANDYSGNGNNGQLNNITSVNLPNDPTTNLVEGAGNCNNLLYESNNCSKAELQHLYLASTPLEHENGGFENQSAALGFQFGVVPDVADFYGNGGYITTAGPGSAALNPSDEITVAAWIKPMGPMPSGDWPTIVSKTNAAYTIQACQPGEASGTTITFWINSNGNGNSCNFNTLANVYYNHWYFVLVTYNGSTATEYINGTNVGSYTFTTTMSSSSPLGIGAYGSSGPRWNGSIADVQIYDTYLTNQQVDQLYLNNSVIGAQPAAYWPLSTGLNGTYNETPDVISGNTGYLYSNGKACTESQVVDGFCGVEYGQP; this is encoded by the coding sequence ATGACGCATAAGAGCAAGGGCAGGGCAGCGCGCCGCAGTAGCAAGGCGATACTCCTGACTTTGATTACCATAGTGCTGTTCATACTTATGCTTGCAGAATTGATAACGTATGTTACCTTGAACATAAACTACGACAACACAGTTGCACAGGCAACCAGCGCGTTCAACAGCGGGGCTTATGGCGCCGAAGTCAATCAAAGCATATCTGACTTCCTTCACACTGCACTCAAGAACGCCGTGCTTGAAACTGCAGCATACGAGGGCAACACAAAGGCCAGGGGCATTAATTTCCTTAACGACACCGCGCTTACTTTGTATGGCGCCATCCAGAACGACGAGATATTTGGAAGCAGCGTTGCCGCAGCGCAGGGACCGACCTTGCAGGAATACATATCGCAGCTTGAGGATTCAGCGCTGCTGCAAAATATAAACCTGACATTTGAAAGCGGCAATCTCAGCATAAGACAGTACAGCCCGTTCAGCATAAGCGCGCAGTATTACGCCATAGCGTTGATAAATTCCAGCGGTACGATATCAACCTATCCTATCAGCGCCAATGCGACCGTAGCCCTAGGCTATCTTCCTAACATTCCATCCTACGAACAGGGCCTGAATTCGACCCTGATTCCTGGAAGCGAATTGCCGCGTGCTGAGGTCATAGGAAACATGACGGCGGAATCGGGCAGCAGGGCGCCGTTTATGTTCGTATATGGGAAGGTCTTGTATGTAGGGCCCACGGTTGTAAGCGGCACGGTTACTCCCCCGACATGCACCAGCGTTCCTTCGAGTTACCAAAACCAGAACTACATACTTGCAGTTAACAATTCGGTTAACGTGCTGCCCAACATATGCGGCATGGGAGGACTTATAACGCACACACTCGGCGGTTCGCCGCCGGACAAACCGTACTTGGTTTACAGCAGCAATGCAATAATGAATTATACGAAGAGCGGGCCTAGCGCCCTGCTTTATGGGCCTGGCCTTGAACTTCTGAATATAACCCCTCTAGATCTTGCGATGCAGCAGGGCTATTACTATGCTTCGCCGTATGCGAGCAGCTATCTCGACATGGCGAACGGCGATCTCTACAACAAGTCCAATCAAGGAATATTCTCATTCGGCGAGTATGGAAGGGAAGTTGCAACTTTCAACGGGGTTGACTCACAGGTACTTATACCTCCTTCGACTTCACTGTATTCTATACAGTCTACTGGAAACTTTACGCTATCGCTGTGGTTCCTGAGCAACAGCATTGTAAGGCCCCAGACAATATTTACTGCGGACAAGGGCCGGATTCAGATTTCCCTGGCCGGTCCGGACACGATATCGGTAAATTATGGAAAAAGCATAACATATACATATACTGCAAATGTAACGCCAGGGAAATGGAATTTTATAGCGCTGGAGAGGAATACTTCTGCAGGTCCGCCGCCTGCGGAAACAGGTTCAGTGTACCTTAATGGAGCCCTGCTAGGCAGCGCGGTAAAACTTGGAAAAATGAACCTTGCGGATGACAATTTTTACATTGGCAACAGCACCTTCAACGGCTCGATAGCCAATGTCCAGCTCTACAATCAGACCCTTTACCCTTCGCAAATAATGCGCCAGTACAAGTCCGGCATATCTGGAAGACCGGCAAATACGCTGGGCTTGATAGGCTGGTGGCCGCTTTACAATAATACCTTGGACTACAGCGGAAAAGGGAACAACGGCACCAATTACAACGCATTGTTTGCAGATATAAAAGGATATGACGGCAACCCTCTGATTTCGATAGGGGAAGGTGCATACAGCACAAAGGTAGCAAGCTTTAATCCGGGTGGCGCGACGACGCCAAGGGCTTTCGTAAACACACCAGTAGTTCCGCTTGACTACCCAGAGTTTTCCTATTCAGCATGGTTTTACGCCACCAGCCCCGAAAGCTATTCAAGAGTGCTTGCAACAAGTGCAGGGGATGTTGGCGCTATAGAGCTTGCAACAGGAGGGGCAACGCAAGTATACATAAACGGATATGGCACCGGCGGATGGTTCTCGGTGCAGCCGAATTTCCCGCTCAGGACTTGGAACCTTGTCACAGCAGTCTACAACGGCACTGCATACAACGTATATCTAAACGGGGTGCTGATATGGAGCAAGGCAGAATCGCTCTCTAGCGCGACAAAAGGCAATTTCGAAATAGGCTCTACGACAGAGTATGGCAACGGTGGAAACCAGTTTTTCGGATACGTGAAAAACGTGCAGATTTATGATGCACCATTAACGCAAAGCCAGATACAACAGGAATATCAGTATGGCCTTAATGGCGGACCGGTCGACCGCCAAGCGCTACTTGGGTGGTACCCGCTGAACGGGAATGCGAACGACTACAGCGGGAATGGAAACAATGGGCAGCTCAATAATATTACATCTGTAAACCTGCCGAACGACCCTACAACTAACCTTGTCGAAGGCGCCGGAAACTGCAACAACTTGCTTTACGAAAGCAACAATTGCAGCAAAGCAGAACTGCAGCACTTGTATCTCGCGTCAACACCCCTTGAACATGAGAATGGCGGCTTCGAAAACCAGAGCGCTGCACTTGGATTCCAGTTTGGCGTCGTTCCGGACGTTGCAGATTTTTATGGCAACGGTGGTTATATAACAACCGCAGGGCCTGGAAGCGCAGCGCTGAATCCGAGCGATGAGATAACAGTAGCTGCATGGATAAAGCCGATGGGGCCTATGCCGAGCGGCGACTGGCCTACGATTGTTTCAAAGACAAACGCAGCATATACGATCCAGGCATGCCAGCCTGGAGAAGCCAGCGGCACAACGATAACGTTCTGGATAAACAGTAATGGAAATGGTAATTCATGCAACTTCAACACCTTGGCAAACGTCTACTACAATCATTGGTACTTCGTGTTGGTCACATACAACGGAAGCACTGCAACAGAGTATATCAATGGCACAAACGTGGGCTCTTACACTTTTACCACTACTATGAGCTCCTCTTCGCCATTGGGAATAGGTGCGTATGGCTCAAGTGGACCTAGGTGGAATGGAAGCATAGCAGACGTGCAGATTTATGACACGTACCTTACTAACCAACAGGTAGACCAGCTTTACCTCAACAACAGCGTAATAGGCGCGCAGCCTGCAGCTTACTGGCCGCTTAGCACAGGGCTCAACGGAACCTACAACGAGACTCCAGACGTGATTTCAGGCAACACCGGCTATCTTTACAGCAACGGCAAGGCTTGCACTGAAAGCCAGGTAGTGGATGGATTCTGCGGCGTTGAGTACGGGCAGCCGTGA